From Cricetulus griseus strain 17A/GY chromosome 1 unlocalized genomic scaffold, alternate assembly CriGri-PICRH-1.0 chr1_0, whole genome shotgun sequence, a single genomic window includes:
- the Dcst1 gene encoding E3 ubiquitin-protein ligase DCST1, whose product MKRLMDITQHQNGTGRQQRKLPHTTMQRLLQWGLPVSWNRFLWRQPGEFPATAFLLGAGTGGLLAIGLFQLLVNPMNIYEEQKMAALYGLASLGAIGWGTSPHTRCASVLLVPKMLGKEGRLFVLGYALAAIYKGPAANLKYNINEVIASLGCTVELQINNARAAWRVSTAPLRAVFKDLLGSKESLKAETWNISSSFEDLDAQVRSEIGYLPKDATDTRGTEAHKAARGRLRLSTQKMYELKTKLRCSYVVNKAIITCRRWFEKKHQQCMQRLQVPLLNHLLCLPMTFKFFCNIAKVMDIWCQKRIPVEGNFGQTYDSLNQSIHRLSGEFSAHIDIKEERQSAVLGADISWEHISVEVRDFVQQQEAHLQWAAGLLHVLLSCTFLLVFQASFSYMDSYNWDIRFDNIYITTYFYQIDERRKQLGKSSLLPLRKAEKKSVIFPFKPSIQASEMSNLARELLETLPILLLLLVLCGLDWALYSVFDTIRRHSFLQYSFRSSHKLEVKVEGDSMLARLLRKTIGALNTSSDTGVESDNMPCLPQPVGMDARAYWSASLPTILLVCLCLAQAFGYRLRRVIAAFYFPKREKKRVLFLYNELLRKRAAFTKLRRATIVRRARQQRAPRPHLVDTLYRLCPLLRRLIRRRCVVCQAPETPESYVCPTPDCQAVYCRSCWDDMQRQCPACTPREELSSSAYSDSNDDAVYGE is encoded by the exons ATGAAAAGACTGATGGACATTACACAGCATCAGAACGGAACAGGAAGGCAACAAAGGAAACTACCCCACACCA CCATGCAGAGACTCCTACAATGGGGTCTTCCAGTTTCCTGGAACCGGTTCCTATGGCGCCAGCCAGGGGAGTTCCCTGCCACTGCTTTCCTGCTGGGAGCAGGCACTGGTGGGCTCCTGGCCATAG GTCTCTTTCAGCTCCTGGTGAACCCCATGAACATCTACGAGGAGCAGAAGATGGCGGCGTTGTACGGCCTGGCCA GCTTGGGGGCCATAGGCTGGGGGACCTCCCCTCATACTCGCTGTGCCAGTGTCCTGTTGGTACCCAAGATGCTGGGCAAAGAAGGCAGACTCTTTGTCCTGGGATATGCTTTGGCTGCCATCTACAAAG GGCCAGCAGCCAACCTGAAGTACAACATCAATGAAGTCATAGCATCCCTGGGCTGCACCGTGGAGCTGCAAATCAACAATGCCCGAGCAGCCTGGCGCGTCTCCACAGCCCCTTTGCGGGCCGTGTTCAAGGACCTGCTG GGCAGCAAAGAATCACTAAAAGCAGAGACTTGGAACATCTCTTCCTCCTTTGAGGACCTGGATGCTCAGGTGAGGAGTGAGATTGGCTACTTACCTAAGGATGCCACAGACACTCGGGGCACAGAGGCCCACAAAGCCGCCCGAGGCAGACTCCGCCTGTCCACACAGAAGATGTATGAGCTGAAGACCAAGCTGCGCTGCTCCT ATGTGGTAAATAAGGCCATAATCACCTGCCGTCGCTGGTTCGAAAAAAAGCATCAACAGTGCATGCAACGCCTCCAGGTCCCACTCCTGAACCACCTGCTTTGCCTGCCAATGACGTtcaagttcttctgtaacattgccAAGG TGATGGATATTTGGTGTCAAAAGCGAATCCCAGTGGAAGGCAACTTTGGGCAAACCTATGACTCTCTCAACCAGTCTATTCATCGTCTGTCTGGAGAATTTTCAGCCCATATTGACATTaag GAAGAGAGGCAGTCTGCAGTGCTGGGTGCCGACATAAGCTGGGAGCACATAAGCGTCGAGGTGCGGGACTTCGTGCAACAGCAGGAAGCTCACCTGCAATGGGCAGCGGGGCTGCTGCATGTGCTCCTGTCCTGCACCTTCCTGCTGGTCTTCCAAGC GTCCTTCTCCTACATGGACAGCTATAATTGGGACATCCGCTTTGACAACATCTACATAACCACCTACTTCTACCAGATCGATGAGCGCAGGAAGCAGCTG ggcAAATCGAGTCTGTTGCCACTCCgaaaggcagaaaagaaatcCGTTATCTTCCCCTTCAAGCCCTCTATCCAGGCCTCAGAGATGAGCAATCTG GCAAGGGAACTCCTAGAGACACTGCCtatcctgctcctgctgctggtGCTGTGCGGGCTCGACTGGGCACTCTACTCTGTCTTTGACACCATCCGCCGGCACTCTTTCCTGCAGTACTCCTTCCGCA GCAGTCACAAACTGGAGGTGAAGGTTGAGGGAGACTCCATGCTGGCCAGGCTTCTACGAAAAACCATTGGAGCTCTGAACACCTCCTCAGATACAGGAGTGGAATCAGACAACATGC CTTGCCTGCCTCAACCCGTAGGCATGGATGCCAGGGCCTACTGGAGTGCTTCACTGCCAACCATCCTGCTTGTGTGTCTCTGCCTAGCCCAAGCCTTCGGCTACAGGCTCCGGAGAGTCATTGCAGCCTTCTACTTCCCCAAG CGAGAGAAGAAGCGGGTTCTGTTCCTCTACAATGAGTTACTGAGGAAGAGAGCAGCTTTCACTAAGCTGAGAAGGGCTACCATTGTTCGTCGGGCACGTCAGCAGAGGGCTCCG CGCCCCCACCTGGTGGACACTCTGTACCGCCTGTGCCCTCTTCTGCGCCGCTTGATACGTCGGCGCTGCGTAGTGTGCCAGGCCCCGGAGACGCCCGAGTCCTACGTGTGCCCCACGCCGGACTGCCAGGCTGTGTACTGCCGTTCGTGCTGGGACGACATGCAACGGCAGTGCCCGGCGTGCACGCCCCGCGAGGAGCTCTCTTCCTCCGCCTACAGCGACAGCAACGACGACGCCGTCTATGGCGAGTGA